A region of Haliotis asinina isolate JCU_RB_2024 chromosome 9, JCU_Hal_asi_v2, whole genome shotgun sequence DNA encodes the following proteins:
- the LOC137297240 gene encoding uncharacterized protein: MDAKDNEEAKDVAHPSFLGADTTSPTQVPTASTSLSKQTTASSKYQNETLSSTQMNMERTMAHPSHRKTTRAMGSEVARSSGARFPEDEALMITVDSSPGSCVAKEIHVHHHEVDNTILDNMKARSKSTLNDFNMATFHPTKAVQAAREKLHYGYVCLEGKPKSGKSSIGLYLLATFGDKNYTPLILNNPDEYSHISQREKTVVLIDDIFGSRVFMPEMVIRWNKVLQNMYHAKSRGRTFLIITSENGFLDRSHAFVSFDDFLDKTHRVQLQNPDLLLRDFEKFAILEKLASSKRLTQDCKLLAPVVNASNHPWFFDCCKYLSKKKLPLKDWAMFFRHPLAVLCEHIAKLDAIKTALLILIMKHSHIKDSDFSSPTDADFSSPTDGQRDLTASFDILCRIMDLPRGSVLKDVRNAAQSLNGDLVVCRDQHYCFVHDAVRDAVCFTFSKIAPVYFIRWCPLDYLIRHTVTESSESRGALSVKIDSSLFQNLKDRIVQDFTKDFLEHDAFKDEKFVCLFFQNNQVLDDVEHINAMASSCGKRGYAFFLNQILLFIAGFEKEDIEHIKHEALENACSFRQPSVADILLDANAKPCDVCFMKACDGQMLTVVKRCLSTGPPSWSNNLAALVNALRNTDCVTDITAVLLNVTNWNADDRGLAIMASVCETGNWELYHVISESLTDGTLTCRDLLPHAIRGGSLLIVSDLIRKDPNILTVDNGDHESAFFMACRCNKMELVRLIWDEYSITSRSQIYEEGRSSLRALQIAVLASSEDTDLLKWLLDEGFPVNACGGSSRTPLHTACHEGTVGVIRLLLDRQADISAIDADGNTMLHLACGRDDTSKDIIRLLLRSGANVSSLNKENKTPLHVLCEKRHDSRSMVISHLLECEAPVNSMDMHGHTPLHLLLNGGFCLEEVELLIENGTKVGLKDHFQETAIHAACRSSNCNAVKMILENGGVLQARDQHGLSCLHHAVSVMNNGNVVKYLLQCGLQVNTVDTYGNTPLHSAVQVPFNKMVVELLMEMEADSTLTNQEGYAPLHLVCMDSLDYSLEYVSVLKTKSRLLTTKENNTPLHLACMSFGESALSVVKELLDSDANVSERNASGKTALHIVCERSDKPDCSLAQMLCTMNAELDCQDNERNTPLHLACLSEGDSRLHMIEFLINQGANVNIRNGQHLSPVDIIGDRKDERKILMLMINSMLNQACLGNGSYTVEEVKDALSKETDLSLLDKEQRPVLHRICSINGQHSPAIINMLLQQGADIAEKAKDGLTVLHSACMTIGPFTELILETLVRLGGDVNERDDHGQTAFHKACTEPDNHTENVLSKLQQYGIDVNMPDGQGNTPLHLVCSSAGGHIRHRIKWLLEQGADWQYLNHDGHTPHDIANDEMRKVLMNLVLLKYCETSAFFETDVIAEIVQKGADVNCQNNDGNTILHVVSQNHGECAFENISLMVSHGSDKALLNNAGMTAYEVGIDVGLDEAVLQLLCPDEHNGSGPHVEGACGGSEESGKVDIDHFEKVKSSATNFKDLSTQLFDWLSRGIQLEYCHMSMSHRLVTYEPASKSARCLFPEAGSSSPAPTQHPIKKEFMTPEKRVSDIIKQENIDESINSDDSGTDALHVAFEHNSTRSDTSCDSPKPSKTTTQQEAQTVSTPLISEYPPPSVPSYPYGLPQHAFYPMPTPGMFPSVYPGFMPYQAPVYQHLMPQMPPVLQTVASPVVDMHRVQEHYNKVEDNISSHRSPSPASSQASSGVYSDPSPAPSPTRANPSIPSPEISPVAPQRMRAPGGRTCYTQIQVRAMEKTFSESKYPDYEVFEELSLKLDIPVKKIKVWFQNKRARSKCHTPNVSTPRYGYVGPGPMMALPYPVPAPPMMPMYSAYPYPSMFTSPMY; the protein is encoded by the exons ATGTCGCACATCCATCATTCCTGGGCGCAGATACGACCTCCCCGACACAGGTGCCCACTGCAAGCACATCCTTGTCCAAACAAACCACAGCATCAAGCAAATATCAAAATG AAACATTGTCTTCAACACAAATGAATATGGAACGCACAATGGCACACCCGAG CCATCGAAAGACCACTAGGGCAATGGGAAGTGAAG TTGCCAGATCATCAGGGGCACGATTCCCAGAAGATGAAGCGTTGATGATAACGGTAGATAGCTCCCCCGGATCCTGTGTTGCCAAGGAGATTCACGTCCATCACCATGAAG TTGACAATACAATCCTTGACAACATGAAAG CTCGATCGAAATCCACATTGAACGATTTCAACATGGCAACGTTTCATCCTACAAAAGCTGTACAAGCTGCAAGAGAAAAACTTCACTATGGATATGTCTGCTTGGAAGGAAAACCCAAATCAGGAAAGTCATCCATTGGCCTGTATCTACTGGCTACTTTTGGAGATAAGAATTACACACCACTCATACTCAACAACCCTGATGAATATTCACACATTTCTCAGAGAGAAAAAACAGTAGTTTTAATTGATGACATATTTGGATCAAGGGTGTTTATGCCAGAGATGGTGATTCGCTGGAATAAAGTGCTTCAAAATATGTATCATGCTAAAAGCAGAGGTAGGACATTCCTGATCATAACAAGTGAAAATGGTTTCCTGGACAGAAGCCATGCCTTCGTTAGTTTTGACGACTTCTTGGACAAGACTCACAGAGTACAACTACAAAATCCTGATCTCTTGCTGAGGGACTTTGAAAAATTCGCTATTCTTGAGAAGTTAGCTTCTTCCAAACGATTGACACAAGATTGTAAATTGCTGGCTCCTGTTGTCAATGCCAGCAATCACCCCTGGTTTTTTGactgttgtaaatatttgtcaaaGAAAAAACTACCATTGAAAGACTGGGCAATGTTCTTCAGGCATCCACTGGCAGTTCTCTGTGAACACATAGCTAAGCTCGATGCAATCAAGACTGCTCTGCTGATATTGATAATGAAACATAGTCACATCAAGGACTCAGACTTCTCATCACCAACTGATGCAGACTTCTCATCACCAACTGATGGGCAAAGAGACTTAACAGCTTCATTTGATATCCTCTGTAGAATCATGGACTTGCCCCGTGGGTCTGTGCTGAAGGACGTGCGAAATGCAGCCCAATCTTTGAATGGTGACTTAGTCGTGTGTCGCGACCAACATTACTGTTTTGTTCATGATGCTGTTCGAGATGCAGTATGCTTCACCTTCTCAAAGATCGCCCCTGTATACTTCATACGATGGTGTCCATTAGACTATTTGATCCGCCATACTGTGACAGAATCCAGTGAAAGTAGAGGAGCTCTTTCGGTGAAGATTGACAGTAGTTTGTTTCAGAACCTGAAAGACAGAATAGTCCAGGACTTCACAAAAGATTTTCTAGAGCATGACGCTTTCAAAGATGAGAAATTTGTGTGTCTGTTCTTCCAGAACAATCAAGTATTGGACGATGTAGAACATATCAATGCAATGGCGTCATCCTGTGGTAAACGTGGCTATGCTTTCTTTCTCAATCAAATTCTTCTCTTTATAGCTGGGTTTGAAAAAGAGGATATTGAACACATTAAGCATGAAGCTTTGGAAAACGCCTGTTCATTCCGACAGCCATCAGTGGCTGACATCCTCCTGGATGCAAATGCTAAACCGtgtgatgtttgttttatgAAAGCATGTGATGGACAGATGCTGACTGTTGTCAAACGTTGTTTGAGCACAGGACCCCCTTCTTGGTCCAATAATCTGGCAGCGTTAGTAAATGCTCTCAGAAACACTGACTGTGTCACAGATATCACTGCAGTCTTACTAAATGTCACAAACTGGAATGCTGACGACAGAGGGCTTGCTATAATGGCAAGTGTGTGTGAAACTGGGAACTGGGAATTGTATCATGTCATCAGCGAAAGCCTCACAGATGGCACCCTTACCTGTCGTGATCTTTTGCCTCACGCAATTAGGGGAGGCAGTCTCTTGATTGTCAGTGACTTGATTAGAAAAGATCCCAACATTCTGACTGTGGACAATGGTGATCATGAGTCTGCTTTCTTCATGGCATGTCGTTGCAACAAAATGGAACTTGTGAGATTGATTTGGGATGAATATTCGATCACATCTAGGAGCCAAATCTATGAAGAGGGCCGTTCTTCTTTGAGGGCTTTACAGATCGCTGTTTTAGCCAGCTCTGAAGACACGGACTTGTTGAAATGGTTGCTTGATGAAGGTTTCCCTGTCAATGCATGTGGGGGGTCATCCAGAACTCCACTCCACACTGCTTGTCATGAAGGAACTGTCGGAGTAATTAGACTTCTCTTGGACAGACAAGCAGACATATCAGCTATTGATGCGGACGGAAATACGATGCTGCATCTTGCATGTGGCAGGGATGACACCAGTAAAGACATAATCAGACTTCTCCTTCGGAGTGGAGCCAACGTTTCATCTTTAAACAAGGAGAACAAAACACCTTTACATGTCTTGTGCGAAAAACGGCATGATTCTCGATCAATGGTTATCAGTCATCTCCTGGAATGCGAGGCCCCTGTTAATTCTATGGACATGCATGGGCACACGCCTTTGCATCTTTTACTGAATGGAGGATTCTGCTTGGAGGAGGTGGAACTCCTGATCGAGAATGGAACCAAGGTAGGACTGAAAGATCATTTTCAGGAAACAGCAATTCATGCTGCCTGTAGAAGTTCGAACTGTAATGCAGTAAAGATGATACTCGAGAATGGCGGAGTTTTGCAGGCTAGAGATCAGCATGGCTTGTCTTGTCTTCACCATGCAGTGTCTGTTATGAACAATGGGAATGTAGTGAAATACCTCCTTCAGTGTGGCCTGCAGGTAAATACAGTTGACACTTATGGTAACACCCCTCTACACTCAGCAGTTCAAGTTCCGTTTAACAAAATGGTGGTGGAATTATTGATGGAGATGGAAGCAGACTCAACATTAACAAACCAAGAAGGTTATGCTCCCCTTCATCTTGTGTGCATGGACTCCCTTGATTACAGTCTGGAGTATGTGAGTGTTCTCAAGACCAAATCCCGCTTACTTACAACAAAAGAGAATAATACCCCTCTGCATCTGGCTTGCATGTCATTTGGTGAATCTGCCCTGAGTGTTGTTAAAGAATTGCTGGACTCAGATGCCAATGTTTCAGAGAGGAACGCATCTGGCAAGACAGCTCTACATATTGTTTGTGAGAGGTCCGATAAACCAGATTGCTCTTTGGCACAAATGTTATGCACCATGAATGCTGAATTAGACTGCCAAGACAATGAAAGGAACACGCCACTTCATTTGGCTTGTCTATCAGAAGGAGATAGCCGACTTCACATGATCGAGTTTTTGATCAACCAGggagcaaacgtcaacattagGAATGGCCAGCACCTTTCACCTGTTGACATCATAGGAGATCGGAAGGATGAACGAAAAATCTTGATGTTAATGATAAACAGCATGTTGAATCAGGCTTGTCTTGGGAACGGCAGCTACACAGTGGAGGAAGTAAAAGATGCGCTATCAAAGGAAACTGATTTATCACTACTTGACAAAGAACAAAGACCAGTACTGCATAGAATATGCAGTATCAATGGACAACACAGTCCTGCCATTATTAATATGCTTCTTCAGCAAGGAGCTGATATAGCTGAAAAGGCGAAAGATGGCCTAACAGTTCTTCACTCAGCATGCATGACCATTGGTCCCTTTACAGAATTGATTCTGGAGACTCTTGTCCGTTTGGGAGGGGACGTAAATGAAAGAGATGACCACGGACAAACAGCTTTTCACAAAGCTTGTACAGAACCGGACAACCACACAGAGAATGTGCTTAGTAAGCTTCAACAGTATGGCATTGATGTGAACATGCCAGACGGACAGGGTAATACCCCTCTACATTTGGTTTGTAGCTCTGCTGGAGGACACATCCGACATCGTATCAAGTGGCTTCTGGAACAAGGGGCTGATTGGCAATACCTAAACCATGACGGACATACACCCCACGACATAGCCAACGATGAGATGAGGAAAGTGTTAATGAATCTGGTCTTGCTGAAGTACTGTGAAACATCTGCTTTCTTTGAAACTGATGTGATTGCTGAAATTGTACAGAAAGGGGCAGACGTAAACTGCCAAAACAATGATGGCAACACCATCCTACATGTTGTTTCTCAGAACCATGGAGAGTGcgcatttgaaaatatttcgcTAATGGTCTCGCATGGGTCTGACAAAGCCCTACTAAATAATGCTGGAATGACAGCATATGAAGTGGGTATAGATGTTGGGCTTGATGAAGCCGTCTTGCAACTGCTCTGTCCTGATGAACATAATGGTTCGGGTCCTCATGTAGAAGGTGCTTGTGGTGGATCAGAAGAGTCAGGGAAAGTGGATATTGACCATTTTGAAAAAGTTAAAAGTTCAGCTACGAACTTTAAAGATTTATCAACTCAGTTATTTGATT GGTTGTCCAGAggcatacaactggaatattgccacatGTCCATGTCCCACAGACTG GTTACCTACGAACCAGCTTCCAAGTCAGCAAGATGTCTCTTTCCTGAAGCTGGGTCCTCAAGTCCAGCCCCCACACAGCACCCAATCAAGAAGGAGTTTATGACACCGGAGAAACGTGTCTCCGACATCATCAAACAGGAGAACATCGACGAGAGTATCAACTCAGATGACAGCGGCACAGATGCACTTCATGTCGCATTTGAGCACAACTCGACACGGTCAGATACATCCTGCGACTCACCAAAACCCAGCAAGACTACCACCCAACAAGAGGCCCAAACTGTCTCCACACCTCTTATCAGTGAGTACCCACCACCCTCAGTGCCAAGTTACCCATATGGACTGCCTCAACATGCGTTCTACCCCATGCCCACACCGGGTATGTTCCCATCTGTCTACCCAGGATTCATGCCCTACCAGGCTCCAGTCTACCAGCACCTTATGCCACAGATGCCACCAGTTCTACAAACCGTGGCATCCCCAGTCGTTGACATGCACCGTGTGCAAGAACATTACAACAAAG TCGAGGACAACATCAGCTCACACCGCAGTCCTAGCCCTGCGTCCAGCCAGGCCTCCAGTGGTGTGTACAGTGACCCAAGTCCTGCACCCAGTCCCACCAGGGCCAACCCCAGCATCCCGTCCCCAGAGATCAGTCCTGTCGCCCCACAGAGAATGCGAGCACCCGGCGGACGCACCTGCTACACCCAGATACAAGTTCGGGCCATGGAGAAAACCTTCTCTGAGTCCAAATACCCCGACTATGAAGTATTTGAGGAGCTGTCATTGAAACTCGATATTCCCGTCAAGAAGATCAAG GTCTGGTTCCAGAACAAACGTGCTCGCAGCAAATGCCACACCCCTAATGTATCGACCCCAAGATATGGTTACGTGGGACCGGGGCCCATGATGGCTCTCCCCTACCCGGTCCCCGCACCTCCCATGATGCCCATGTATTCGGCCTACCCGTACCCGTCCATGTTTACCTCTCCTATGTACTGA